The Salmo trutta chromosome 6, fSalTru1.1, whole genome shotgun sequence genomic sequence TGTAATGACCATAGACTAATATAATCCCAGTCATTGTGTCTATGTTTGGTATCCCTTCCTACAGTCTGTAATTTATTGTGTGGATGATGATGCCATTTCCAGTTTTAGATGTTGTCACATACAATAAGAGTAGAAAACAGATTTTccaaatacatattttattatCCATTTCATAGCTCTTAGCTTACAGCTTACAGCAACCCAGTACACCTCAGGAAAATGCATACATACATTTGGACACTTTGAAAAGCCAAAACTAAAAAGGTTTTCTCTGGATCCAATTGGACAGAGGATATTAAACAACACAAAAATATTTTGTGGTACTCTGTGAAAACAGATGTTTTCATGTTTATCAGGAATACTGCACTTGCTGTTTATGAAACAGACCAACAACATTGATACATAGAGTTACACACAAACTGATATGAAACTCAACACCTTCAAAATCAATACAGATATGATGAACAATAATAACCACATTTATTAAATGATTTGTATGAATATGGAAATCTTAGGTTAAAAAAACGAACCATCCTGAAACAGTGTCTCTATGCATATTGAGATATTTAGCTGTTTGTAAAGGATAAATAGggtaaataacacacacacacacataaatcatCTCCAGGTCATGAGATCAGAGACTTTTCTTCAGTTTAGATTTCCTCTTCTGACGCTtgctatgaacacacacacatagacacacaatgttagacaaacatacacacaactTTTACAACAcctacacacgtgcacacacgcacacgcaaaacacacacatacacagacatacacacacgtgtACTCACAGCAGACAGCGTTGTACCCTCTTGGTCCAGTCTTGAGAGGGATCGGCACATACAAACTTGTCCCTCCGAGTGTGGAAGCtgcaacaacacatcacaatgtcaacacatattacacacacacacacccacgtgcacacaaacacacacacattacacacactcacagatagTGAGTGAATCTCAATGGTTTTTCCTCTAACCTCACCTCGTCAAAATGCACACAGTGTGTTTTGGGCTGTGATTGGAGGATAACTCACACGACAGCATGGATGTCACAGGAAGAGGTAATGGTCTGGTAAGTGTAGTCTTTCAGCCGTCGGCATGGCACTGGACGCCGAGTGTACTTCAGACAGCaatctgctacacacacacacacacacacacacacacacacacacacacacacacacacacacacacacacacacacacacacacacacacacacacacacacacacacacacagtaagataGGGAGAGCATGTGTGTATGCAAGAGAGacaatgtgtgcatgtgtgtgcttgtttatcatgtgtatgtatttgtactatggtgtgtgtatggtgtgtgtgtttg encodes the following:
- the LOC115195468 gene encoding C-C motif chemokine 20 isoform X1 → MLRCRVCVLAVLLSLLTLIPSTQSADCCLKYTRRPVPCRRLKDYTYQTITSSCDIHAVVFHTRRDKFVCADPSQDWTKRVQRCLLKRQKRKSKLKKSL
- the LOC115195468 gene encoding C-C motif chemokine 20 isoform X2 — translated: MLRCRVCVLAVLLSLLTLIPSTQSDCCLKYTRRPVPCRRLKDYTYQTITSSCDIHAVVFHTRRDKFVCADPSQDWTKRVQRCLLKRQKRKSKLKKSL